A stretch of Blattabacterium cuenoti DNA encodes these proteins:
- the glmM gene encoding phosphoglucosamine mutase — MTLVKSSSGIRGTLGGKIGEGFSPIEIIKFSAGYVYWMKKKYKKKKKYLVILGRDGRLTSTLFQQFLTITFQTLGVDVINIGLSTTPTVGIAVLNEKADGGVMLTASHNPKNWNGLKMFNSCGEFLSEKDFKQLFDIVEKKNFSFSSYKKLGSIFYVKNYIKKHIKKILSLPIIDRKIIKNAKFKILVDGINSTGGIAVPILLKYLGVHVVKMYCDPHGDFTHNPEPIKKNLKEICKQVPKVKADLGISVDPDVDRVVFICENGDFFGEEYTLISIADFVLENKHGPVVTTLSSSHALKDLSLKKGVPYYSTSVGEVHVVKKMKQVHAVIGGEGNGGIIYPDLRYGRDALVGIALFLTQVAKLYRISLSNLRKRYSNYFMSKKKVRFFSYDQIQTLFKIIKEKYKGKKMDFSDGIKIYLNDEWIHIRKSNTENIIRIHTESNSKIRADFLSKEIINEVKKL, encoded by the coding sequence TTGACACTTGTAAAATCTTCATCTGGAATAAGAGGGACATTAGGAGGAAAAATAGGAGAAGGTTTTTCTCCTATAGAGATAATTAAATTTTCTGCTGGATATGTTTATTGGATGAAAAAAAAATATAAAAAGAAAAAAAAATATCTAGTTATATTAGGGAGAGATGGGAGATTGACTTCTACTTTATTTCAACAATTTTTAACAATAACTTTTCAAACTCTTGGAGTCGATGTTATAAATATTGGGTTATCAACTACACCAACCGTTGGAATAGCTGTTTTAAATGAAAAAGCTGATGGAGGGGTAATGTTAACGGCTAGTCATAATCCAAAAAATTGGAATGGATTAAAAATGTTTAATTCATGTGGAGAATTTTTATCCGAAAAAGATTTTAAACAGTTGTTTGATATAGTAGAAAAAAAAAATTTTAGTTTTTCTTCTTATAAAAAATTAGGTAGTATTTTTTATGTAAAAAATTATATCAAGAAACATATAAAAAAAATTCTTTCTTTACCTATCATAGATAGGAAAATTATAAAAAATGCAAAATTTAAAATTTTGGTAGATGGAATTAATTCTACAGGAGGAATAGCTGTTCCTATTCTTTTAAAATATTTAGGAGTTCATGTAGTAAAAATGTATTGTGATCCTCATGGAGATTTTACTCACAATCCTGAACCTATAAAAAAAAATTTGAAAGAAATATGTAAACAAGTTCCTAAAGTAAAAGCAGATTTAGGTATATCGGTAGATCCTGATGTTGATCGTGTTGTTTTTATTTGTGAAAATGGAGATTTCTTTGGAGAAGAATATACTTTAATATCTATAGCAGATTTTGTTTTGGAAAATAAACATGGGCCTGTAGTTACTACATTATCTTCTTCTCACGCATTAAAAGATCTTTCTTTGAAAAAAGGGGTTCCTTATTATTCCACTTCTGTAGGAGAAGTCCATGTAGTTAAAAAAATGAAACAAGTTCATGCTGTCATTGGAGGAGAAGGAAATGGTGGAATCATTTATCCTGACTTACGTTATGGAAGAGATGCCTTAGTAGGAATTGCTTTGTTTTTAACTCAAGTAGCTAAACTTTATAGAATTTCATTATCTAACTTAAGAAAAAGATATTCTAATTATTTTATGTCAAAAAAAAAAGTTCGATTTTTTTCTTATGACCAAATTCAAACATTATTTAAAATAATCAAAGAAAAATACAAAGGAAAAAAAATGGATTTTAGTGATGGAATTAAAATTTATTTAAATGACGAATGGATCCATATTAGAAAATCTAATACTGAAAATATCATTAGAATACATACAGAAAGTAATTCTAAAATAAGAGCTGATTTTTTATCAAAAGAGATTATAAATGAGGTAAAAAAATTATAA
- a CDS encoding FtsX-like permease family protein produces the protein MFCQRQYKKKILKKKPNDFLVETIDDDKNHRKDWINLFHINIIVISSIVFLSVVINMIVFILILLLEKMRTIGILKTLGAKNQIIYKIFLFYILRVFIPSFIIGNGIGITLLKMQTKFHFLSLNKIQYFINYVPVYFNINHIIMINFFIISICFFTIFFPTFFIINKIPPIKVIEFE, from the coding sequence TTGTTTTGTCAAAGACAATATAAAAAAAAAATTTTAAAAAAAAAACCTAATGATTTTTTAGTAGAAACTATAGACGACGATAAAAATCATCGTAAAGATTGGATCAATTTGTTCCATATAAATATTATCGTTATTAGTTCGATTGTCTTTTTATCTGTAGTTATAAATATGATTGTATTTATTTTAATACTTCTTTTAGAAAAAATGAGAACTATAGGAATTTTAAAGACTTTAGGAGCAAAAAACCAAATCATATACAAAATATTTTTATTCTATATACTGAGAGTATTTATTCCTTCATTTATTATAGGAAATGGGATAGGAATTACTTTATTAAAAATGCAAACAAAATTTCATTTTTTATCATTAAATAAGATACAATATTTTATAAATTACGTACCAGTTTACTTTAATATCAATCATATTATCATGATCAATTTTTTTATTATTTCTATTTGTTTTTTTACCATATTTTTTCCCACTTTTTTTATTATAAACAAAATTCCACCTATAAAAGTTATAGAATTTGAATAA
- a CDS encoding ABC transporter permease family protein: protein MNFEWNFSQKTGWKNYGKNKIFRSIVFITQTTIVFSLIITILTFSIGFGFQKMIEDKLFNIRGQIFVKKKNFIKNVPLNFSMKNKNAFSKKFFYLNYIKKIYGIAENNVIIRTNNKIDRYIYKGLYKDYNPLFFQNFLVKGNILNIKKNFSFNTNVILSEKISSSLGLDIGSNVKIDFLFFRNKETPTIISKKFKVFGLYETGIPEFDDIYIIGNIKSIQEIYKCTEDLSEGLEIFVYSCFVKDNIKKKF from the coding sequence TTGAATTTTGAATGGAATTTCTCTCAAAAAACAGGATGGAAAAATTACGGTAAAAATAAAATTTTTAGATCGATAGTTTTCATAACACAAACAACAATAGTTTTCAGTTTAATTATAACTATTTTAACTTTTTCTATAGGATTTGGATTCCAAAAGATGATAGAAGATAAACTATTCAATATTAGGGGACAAATTTTTGTAAAAAAGAAGAATTTCATAAAAAATGTTCCGTTAAATTTTTCTATGAAAAACAAAAATGCTTTTTCAAAGAAATTTTTTTATCTTAATTATATAAAAAAAATTTATGGTATTGCTGAAAATAATGTGATTATTAGAACAAATAATAAAATAGATAGATATATTTATAAAGGATTATATAAAGACTATAATCCTTTATTTTTTCAAAACTTTTTAGTAAAAGGAAATATTTTAAATATAAAAAAAAATTTTTCTTTTAATACAAACGTTATTTTATCCGAAAAAATTTCTTCTTCATTAGGATTAGATATTGGATCAAATGTGAAAATAGACTTCCTTTTTTTTAGAAATAAAGAAACACCTACTATTATTTCCAAAAAATTTAAAGTTTTTGGTTTATATGAAACTGGAATACCGGAATTTGATGATATTTATATTATTGGAAATATAAAATCCATTCAAGAAATTTATAAATGTACAGAAGATTTATCAGAAGGACTTGAAATATTTGTATATTCTTGTTTTGTCAAAGACAATATAAAAAAAAAATTTTAA
- the dnaB gene encoding replicative DNA helicase, which translates to MNQIDSSKQGNNFHYKKIKIPPQALDLEETIIGALMIDKKGLDEIMDILFPEVFYKKAHQAIFLAIQRLYHNSKPVDLYTVSNELRKIGKLEFIGGEFYLVELTQKVISSAHIEYHSRIVLQKFILRKLISISSDIIQKCYEETTDVFDLLDSAESKLFEVNQKYLITKRYETTQSLIKKAIDKIKKTEKEGVSGISSGFHRMDQITSGWQNSDLIILASRPGMGKTTFMLSMVNNIAVKQKIPVIIFSLEMSSIQLITRLISLETGISSDKIKRANLSNLDWECLIHKTNNLKETPLFIDDTPSLSVFSLRTKCRRLISKHGIKLILIDYMQLMGIHDHGPKFQNREQEISIISRSLKSIAKELDIPIIALSQLSRAVETRGGSKRPLLSDLRESGAIEQDADIVLFIYRPEYYGFNIWDSDEDNNSCIGQAEIIIAKHRNGGLDRFRLKFISNQAKFENMEEKEQTFLDWEEDYNVLDKKKESFFMSSSSYEDFGQSLPIPDTTTNNGSHGIDFDKENYLDENIK; encoded by the coding sequence ATGAATCAAATAGATAGTTCCAAACAAGGAAATAATTTTCATTATAAAAAAATAAAGATCCCCCCTCAGGCATTAGATTTGGAAGAAACTATCATAGGAGCTCTTATGATAGACAAAAAGGGTTTAGATGAAATTATGGATATACTTTTTCCTGAAGTTTTCTACAAAAAAGCACATCAAGCTATTTTTTTAGCTATACAAAGGTTATATCATAACTCTAAACCTGTTGATTTGTACACTGTATCCAATGAACTTAGAAAAATTGGAAAATTAGAATTCATAGGAGGAGAATTTTATTTGGTTGAATTAACACAAAAAGTGATTTCTTCCGCACATATAGAATATCATAGTCGTATAGTTCTACAAAAATTTATTTTGAGAAAATTAATTAGTATATCTTCTGATATTATTCAAAAATGTTATGAAGAAACTACAGATGTTTTTGATCTTTTGGATTCTGCAGAATCTAAACTATTTGAAGTAAACCAAAAATATTTAATTACAAAAAGATATGAAACTACTCAATCTCTGATAAAAAAGGCTATTGATAAAATAAAAAAAACGGAAAAAGAAGGGGTTAGTGGAATATCTTCTGGATTTCATAGAATGGACCAGATTACTTCTGGATGGCAAAACTCCGATTTAATTATACTAGCTTCTAGACCAGGTATGGGAAAAACAACTTTTATGTTATCCATGGTTAATAATATTGCGGTGAAACAAAAAATTCCGGTTATCATTTTTTCATTAGAAATGTCTTCTATTCAATTAATTACAAGGCTTATATCTTTGGAAACTGGTATTTCTTCAGATAAAATTAAAAGAGCTAATTTATCTAATTTAGATTGGGAATGTTTAATTCATAAAACTAATAATCTAAAAGAAACTCCTTTATTTATAGATGATACTCCTTCTTTATCTGTATTCAGTTTACGTACAAAGTGTCGTCGTTTAATATCCAAACATGGAATAAAATTAATATTGATAGATTATATGCAATTAATGGGAATACATGATCATGGTCCAAAATTTCAAAATAGAGAACAAGAAATATCAATTATTTCTAGAAGTTTGAAGTCTATAGCGAAGGAACTTGACATTCCTATAATAGCTTTATCTCAACTTTCTAGGGCAGTAGAGACTAGAGGAGGAAGTAAACGTCCTTTATTGTCTGATTTACGAGAATCTGGAGCTATTGAGCAAGATGCAGATATAGTTTTATTTATTTATAGGCCTGAATATTATGGATTCAATATTTGGGATTCTGATGAGGACAATAATTCTTGCATTGGTCAAGCAGAAATCATAATAGCTAAACATAGAAACGGAGGATTAGATAGATTTCGTTTAAAATTTATCAGTAATCAAGCTAAATTTGAAAACATGGAAGAAAAAGAACAGACTTTTTTAGATTGGGAAGAAGATTATAATGTTCTTGATAAAAAGAAAGAAAGTTTTTTTATGTCGTCTTCATCATATGAAGATTTTGGACAATCATTGCCTATACCGGATACTACTACTAATAACGGAAGTCATGGAATAGATTTTGATAAAGAAAATTATTTAGATGAAAATATTAAATAA
- a CDS encoding acetyl-CoA carboxylase carboxyltransferase subunit alpha translates to MEYLDFEKPIQEIQDQYINCVMIQEKSGVDMKEVCNQLKLKLEKTIQKVHHNLTPWQRVQLSRHPNRPYTLDYIEFITKKTFIELHGDRNFGDDKAIVGGFGKIEDHTFMLIGTQKGKNTKDRQYRRFGMPNPEGYRKALRLMKLAEKFRKPIVSFIDTPGAFPGIEAEERGQGEAIGKNIYEMMCLKVPIIILIIGEGASGGALGIGIGDIVSMMENSWFSVISPESCSTILWGNWDQKEKSAEALKLTAGDMHKLNLIDDIIKEPLGGAHFCPNKAYKIVKKKIVKYYKELSSIDIESMIRNRKNKYISIGFFDE, encoded by the coding sequence ATGGAATATTTAGATTTTGAAAAACCGATACAAGAAATTCAAGATCAATATATAAACTGCGTTATGATTCAAGAAAAAAGTGGAGTGGATATGAAAGAAGTTTGTAATCAATTGAAATTAAAATTAGAAAAAACTATTCAAAAAGTACATCATAATTTAACTCCTTGGCAAAGAGTACAATTATCTAGACATCCTAATAGACCTTATACTTTAGATTATATAGAGTTTATTACAAAAAAAACTTTTATAGAGTTACATGGAGATAGGAATTTTGGAGATGATAAAGCTATTGTAGGTGGTTTTGGAAAAATAGAAGATCATACTTTTATGTTAATAGGGACACAAAAAGGAAAAAATACTAAAGATAGACAGTACAGGAGATTTGGAATGCCTAATCCAGAAGGATATAGAAAAGCTTTACGTCTTATGAAATTAGCAGAAAAGTTCCGTAAACCTATCGTAAGTTTCATTGATACTCCAGGAGCATTTCCTGGAATTGAAGCGGAAGAAAGAGGACAGGGGGAAGCTATAGGTAAAAATATTTATGAGATGATGTGTTTGAAAGTTCCTATTATTATTTTAATTATAGGAGAAGGAGCTAGTGGTGGAGCTTTAGGGATTGGAATAGGAGATATAGTTTCTATGATGGAAAATTCATGGTTTTCTGTTATTTCTCCAGAAAGCTGTTCAACAATACTTTGGGGTAATTGGGATCAAAAAGAAAAATCAGCAGAAGCATTAAAACTTACTGCAGGAGATATGCATAAGCTAAATCTTATAGATGATATTATTAAAGAACCATTAGGTGGAGCACATTTTTGTCCAAATAAAGCTTATAAAATTGTTAAAAAGAAAATTGTAAAGTATTATAAAGAATTATCTTCAATTGATATAGAATCTATGATTAGAAATAGAAAAAATAAGTATATTTCCATAGGTTTTTTTGATGAATAA
- a CDS encoding succinate dehydrogenase/fumarate reductase iron-sulfur subunit, whose protein sequence is MNQFLNFKLKIWRQNNNQEKGFFKTYQVYNISPNSSFLEMLDLLNDHIICKKKESDTSISFDHDCREGICGMCSLYINGRAHGPENLTTTCQLHMRHFRNEQTIYIEPWRAKPFPIIKDLVVDRSSFDRIMVSGGFISVNTSGNTIDGNIIPIPKDQADQAFDAATCIGCGACVAVCKNRSAMLFVSAKVSQFALLPQGKIERKRRVINMVNKMDEEGFGSCSNTKACEIECPKGISTEYISFMNYEYIDSLTI, encoded by the coding sequence ATGAATCAATTTTTGAATTTTAAGTTAAAAATATGGAGACAAAACAATAATCAAGAAAAAGGTTTTTTTAAAACTTATCAAGTATATAATATATCCCCTAATAGTTCATTTTTAGAAATGTTAGATTTGTTGAATGATCATATTATATGTAAAAAAAAAGAATCAGATACTTCCATATCATTTGATCATGATTGTCGTGAAGGAATTTGCGGAATGTGTTCTCTGTATATTAATGGGAGAGCTCATGGTCCAGAAAATTTAACCACAACTTGTCAATTGCACATGCGTCATTTTCGTAATGAACAAACTATATATATAGAGCCATGGAGAGCTAAACCTTTTCCCATTATTAAAGATCTTGTAGTGGATAGATCTTCTTTTGATAGAATTATGGTTTCAGGTGGATTTATTTCCGTTAATACATCTGGAAATACGATAGACGGTAATATAATTCCTATACCAAAAGATCAAGCAGATCAAGCTTTTGATGCAGCTACATGTATAGGTTGTGGAGCATGTGTCGCTGTATGTAAAAATAGATCCGCTATGTTATTTGTTTCAGCAAAAGTATCACAATTTGCTTTATTACCTCAAGGTAAAATAGAAAGAAAAAGAAGAGTAATCAATATGGTTAATAAAATGGACGAAGAAGGGTTTGGTAGTTGCTCTAATACTAAAGCATGTGAAATAGAGTGTCCAAAGGGGATATCTACAGAATATATTTCTTTCATGAATTATGAGTATATAGACTCACTTACTATTTGA